A window of the Cystobacter fuscus genome harbors these coding sequences:
- a CDS encoding HEAT repeat domain-containing protein, with the protein MTLAPRKNPLSALVLGLGLLAPALSPAQTSTSAAEAPALQGETCSTAGLMDQIRRGLGSKSEAYKRYLRTLLRESATTLPLEELRAAFEREYDPVMVEHLAAALVARTERGLEDTSLEQVAQRALNDRDPALRAATVRAMRQTGALERTGDMYERLVRDPSPEVRQEAATNLVTDNLEVYGGRHAEAADTAVAAAAASSDPKVTARILGNIMTGEVSADSARKLERLLGSESPEVRAAASTALGGVPAAQMASARQALSAQYRAETDPQARKAMLAGIARLGFSSAVPELQRLRDVDPRLAPEVDAWTRVLNQNLQEWSLILRAKQQLTQAR; encoded by the coding sequence ATGACCCTTGCCCCTCGCAAGAACCCGCTGTCCGCCCTGGTGCTCGGCCTGGGCCTGCTCGCCCCGGCCCTCTCGCCCGCGCAGACGTCCACCTCCGCGGCCGAGGCTCCCGCGCTCCAGGGCGAGACGTGCTCGACGGCGGGCCTGATGGATCAAATCCGCCGCGGGCTCGGCTCGAAGTCCGAGGCCTACAAGCGCTACCTGCGCACGCTCCTGCGCGAGTCCGCCACCACGCTGCCCCTGGAGGAGCTGCGCGCGGCCTTCGAGCGCGAGTACGACCCGGTCATGGTCGAGCACCTCGCGGCCGCGCTCGTCGCGCGCACCGAGCGCGGCCTGGAGGACACGTCGCTGGAGCAGGTGGCCCAGCGCGCCCTGAACGACCGCGACCCGGCCCTGCGCGCCGCCACCGTCCGGGCCATGCGGCAGACAGGCGCGCTGGAGCGCACGGGCGACATGTACGAGCGCCTGGTGCGAGACCCCTCCCCCGAGGTGCGCCAGGAGGCCGCCACCAACCTCGTCACGGACAACCTCGAGGTGTACGGCGGGCGCCATGCCGAAGCGGCGGACACCGCGGTGGCGGCGGCGGCGGCCTCGTCGGATCCCAAGGTGACGGCCCGGATCCTCGGCAACATCATGACGGGCGAGGTGAGCGCCGACTCGGCGCGCAAGCTCGAGCGGTTGCTCGGCAGCGAGTCCCCGGAGGTGCGCGCGGCGGCGAGCACCGCGCTCGGCGGCGTGCCCGCGGCGCAGATGGCCAGCGCGCGCCAGGCGCTCAGCGCCCAGTACCGCGCCGAGACGGACCCCCAGGCGCGCAAGGCCATGCTCGCGGGCATCGCCCGGCTCGGCTTCTCCAGCGCGGTGCCCGAGCTGCAACGCCTGCGCGACGTGGATCCGCGCCTGGCACCGGAAGTCGACGCGTGGACGCGCGTGCTCAACCAGAACCTCCAGGAGTGGAGCCTGATCCTGCGAGCGAAGCAGCAGCTCACCCAGGCTCGCTGA
- a CDS encoding tetratricopeptide repeat protein, producing MTTPPTCPDETTLSDFLAGMLAEEERTRVLAHLDGCEGCQRQVALGASSSPGVPEEEAADTPLAPGARLARYVVLGRIGRGSMGEVYAAHDPQLERQVALKLLRPEGRHVEELRQRLLREAQALARLSHPHVVVVHDVGVCDQVLFLAMELVEGCTLADWLKQPRPWPEVLRVFVDAGRGLAAAHAAGLVHRDFKPANVLVGRDGRVRVTDFGLARSSDREPTPEEDSGPLSSHRGPDDVRSPLTRTGALLGTPAYMAPEQFAGQSADALSDQFSFCVALHEALHGVRPFEGKTLEELRQAMHEERLRPPGGESKVPARVRRAVRRGLKASPGERHPSMEALLAQLAPATQRVRTWVAASAVAASLLGVSLGYVAAHRREVRCEQETEKLAAAWSPERREHVREAFLATGKPYAAAAWEAVSRALDAHAATWRTLRTESCLAATRDDYHTAWLKTACLDTRLWHFAAVTDVLEKADAQTVQNAPQMVASLEGLAGCMEVPQVATRPQPPDALRPRVDAARRRLAEARARLEIGNHASGLEVTTALLKEIEGLDFRPLEAEVLAQHGQLLGLLGKTKEAEELLYRAVWAAEAGRDDEMVARAWNLLLWVVGDQMARMDEANRIVHHARAAVERLGRERVPALATDLNLRMGGLLLMQGKLDEAEAEFTQGLELSRRTLGPESLRTSYLLAGLGRVRSRQMRGAEALAFFRQAQELRERMWGPDHPTLALNLNNIATQLQQQGRPEEALATFRRALSLLEAARSPDHPSLAAPINNLAVLLRLAGRLEESRRYFERALAIFERGKGPDHPNTITALGGLGMVAYDEQNLDKALGYAQQALERIQRSLGPDTPRAELPLRTLAAVHLRAGRPALAREHLTRALRLLEKANGPDSAVLTGVTRELGVVNLRSGAAREGLARCQRALELDEPAQGAESPDVALDLACLGEAHLELGAPERAVPLLERARHIHERAPGDKLDAAWASFLLARALEHGTAEERKRVAALLEEARSQMDALGTRARVEHRALMEWQARHPLMAERGHTP from the coding sequence GTGACTACCCCTCCAACGTGTCCGGACGAGACGACGCTGAGTGACTTCCTCGCGGGGATGCTCGCGGAGGAAGAGCGGACGCGGGTGCTCGCGCACCTGGATGGGTGCGAGGGGTGCCAGCGTCAAGTGGCGCTGGGCGCCAGCTCCTCCCCGGGTGTGCCGGAGGAGGAGGCGGCGGACACGCCTCTGGCCCCGGGAGCCCGGCTCGCGCGCTACGTGGTGCTCGGGCGCATCGGCCGGGGCTCCATGGGCGAGGTGTACGCGGCGCACGATCCCCAGCTGGAGCGGCAGGTGGCCCTCAAGCTGCTGCGCCCGGAGGGCCGGCACGTGGAGGAGCTGCGGCAGCGGCTGCTGCGCGAGGCCCAGGCACTGGCCCGGCTGTCCCACCCGCACGTCGTTGTCGTGCACGACGTGGGCGTGTGCGACCAGGTGCTCTTCCTGGCCATGGAGCTGGTGGAGGGCTGCACGCTGGCGGACTGGCTGAAGCAGCCGCGCCCCTGGCCCGAGGTGCTGCGCGTCTTCGTCGACGCGGGACGGGGGCTGGCGGCGGCGCACGCGGCGGGCCTGGTCCATCGCGACTTCAAGCCCGCCAACGTCCTCGTGGGCCGGGACGGCCGCGTGCGGGTGACGGACTTCGGGCTGGCGCGCAGCTCCGATCGGGAACCCACGCCCGAGGAGGATTCCGGCCCCCTGTCCTCCCACCGGGGGCCCGATGACGTCCGCTCTCCGCTCACCCGGACGGGCGCGCTGCTGGGCACACCGGCCTACATGGCTCCCGAGCAGTTCGCCGGACAGAGCGCGGACGCGCTGTCGGACCAGTTCAGCTTCTGCGTGGCGCTCCACGAGGCGCTCCACGGCGTGCGGCCCTTCGAGGGCAAGACGCTCGAGGAGCTGCGGCAGGCCATGCACGAGGAGCGGCTCCGTCCCCCCGGCGGCGAATCGAAGGTGCCCGCCCGGGTGCGGCGCGCGGTGCGGAGGGGCCTGAAGGCCTCGCCTGGCGAGCGTCACCCCTCCATGGAGGCGCTGCTGGCCCAGCTCGCCCCCGCCACCCAGCGCGTGCGGACGTGGGTGGCCGCCTCCGCCGTCGCCGCCAGCCTGCTGGGGGTGTCCCTGGGCTACGTGGCGGCCCACCGACGCGAGGTGCGCTGCGAGCAGGAGACGGAGAAACTCGCCGCCGCCTGGAGCCCCGAGCGGCGCGAACACGTACGCGAGGCCTTCCTCGCCACCGGCAAGCCCTACGCCGCCGCCGCCTGGGAGGCCGTCTCCCGCGCGCTGGATGCCCACGCCGCCACCTGGCGCACGCTGCGCACCGAGTCCTGCCTGGCGGCGACCCGGGACGACTACCACACCGCGTGGCTGAAGACGGCCTGCCTCGACACCCGGCTGTGGCACTTCGCCGCCGTCACCGACGTGCTGGAGAAGGCGGACGCCCAGACGGTGCAGAACGCGCCCCAGATGGTGGCCTCGCTCGAGGGACTCGCCGGGTGCATGGAAGTCCCCCAGGTCGCCACCCGGCCCCAACCCCCCGACGCCCTGCGCCCCCGGGTGGACGCCGCGCGCCGCCGCCTCGCCGAGGCCCGTGCCCGCCTGGAGATCGGCAACCACGCCTCCGGCCTCGAGGTCACCACCGCGCTCCTGAAGGAAATCGAGGGGCTCGACTTCCGCCCCCTGGAGGCCGAGGTACTCGCCCAGCACGGACAGCTGCTCGGCCTGCTCGGCAAGACCAAGGAGGCAGAGGAGCTCCTCTACCGCGCCGTGTGGGCCGCCGAGGCCGGGCGCGATGACGAGATGGTGGCGCGCGCGTGGAACCTCCTGCTGTGGGTGGTGGGGGACCAGATGGCGCGCATGGACGAGGCCAACCGCATCGTCCACCACGCCCGGGCCGCCGTGGAGCGGCTGGGGCGAGAGCGCGTCCCGGCGCTCGCCACGGATCTGAACCTGCGCATGGGCGGGCTCTTGCTGATGCAGGGCAAGCTGGACGAGGCGGAGGCGGAGTTCACCCAGGGGCTGGAGCTGTCGCGCCGGACCCTGGGCCCGGAGAGCCTGCGCACCTCGTACCTGCTGGCCGGACTGGGGCGGGTGCGCTCGCGGCAGATGCGCGGCGCGGAAGCCCTGGCGTTCTTCCGCCAGGCCCAGGAGCTGCGCGAGCGGATGTGGGGACCGGATCACCCCACGCTCGCGCTCAACCTCAACAACATCGCCACCCAGTTGCAGCAGCAGGGCCGGCCCGAGGAGGCGCTCGCCACCTTCCGCCGCGCCCTGTCCCTGCTGGAAGCGGCGCGCTCCCCGGACCACCCGAGCCTCGCCGCGCCGATCAACAACCTGGCCGTCCTGCTACGGCTCGCGGGCCGGCTGGAGGAGTCCCGGCGGTACTTCGAGCGCGCGCTCGCCATCTTCGAGCGCGGCAAGGGCCCGGATCACCCCAACACCATCACCGCGCTCGGCGGACTGGGCATGGTGGCCTACGACGAGCAGAACCTCGACAAGGCGCTCGGCTACGCCCAGCAAGCCCTCGAGCGCATCCAACGCAGCCTGGGGCCGGACACGCCGCGCGCCGAGCTGCCGCTGCGCACCCTCGCCGCCGTCCACCTGCGCGCGGGCCGCCCCGCCCTGGCGCGCGAGCACCTCACGCGCGCCCTGCGTCTCTTGGAGAAGGCGAACGGCCCGGACAGCGCGGTGCTCACGGGCGTGACGCGCGAGCTGGGCGTCGTGAACCTGCGCTCGGGAGCTGCCCGTGAGGGCCTCGCGCGCTGCCAACGCGCCCTCGAGCTCGACGAGCCGGCGCAGGGCGCGGAGAGCCCGGACGTGGCGTTGGACCTCGCCTGTCTCGGCGAGGCCCACCTGGAACTCGGGGCCCCCGAGCGGGCGGTGCCGCTGCTCGAGCGTGCCCGGCACATCCACGAGCGAGCCCCCGGAGACAAGCTGGACGCGGCCTGGGCCTCCTTCCTCCTGGCCCGGGCGCTCGAGCACGGCACGGCCGAGGAGAGGAAACGCGTGGCCGCCCTGCTGGAAGAGGCCCGGAGCCAGATGGATGCGCTGGGGACACGCGCCCGCGTGGAGCACCGCGCGCTGATGGAATGGCAGGCCCGGCACCCCCTGATGGCCGAGCGAGGGCACACCCCATGA